In the Dolichospermum flos-aquae CCAP 1403/13F genome, CTTCTTTCTTCTTTCTTCTTTCCTCCTGACTCCTGACTCGGTGACTCCTGACTCGGTGACTCCTGACTCGGTGACTCCTGAATTCTTCCTTTAGAGGTATCCAGGTTTACTCCCAAGGAGCTTTACAAAACTATTGCCAAATTTATATAATCATGCTTCAGATACCAAGTTACATATTTTTTAAGTTTTTTTATGTAAAAAGTTATGAACTGATTGTTAAGGATCGTAAATAACGTTAATATAAATAGACAATTAAGAAATATGATTCTCATATATGGGGGACTCAAATCTACCAAACGCTGATTTACTAAAATCAGTCTTAGAACCGCTGTTAGAGGATTTTCAAGATTGGTTTGAGCGATATCGTCAAATTCTGGAAAATGAGAAAATCCAATTCATGAGTGAACAAGAGCAATTTGACTTACTAAAACGAGTTAAAAATGCACAAAATGAACTCAAAACGGCAAGAATGTTGTTTAAGGCAACTGATCAACAAGTCGGACTTGATATGGCAACGGTAATGCCTTGGCATCAATTAGTTACAGAATGTTGGAGTGTGGGAATGCGTTTAGGTCAGTCAAAGGAATAATCAACCTGTTGGCAAGATCTGAATCCAGTGGAAATTGTAAAAATATTAGACAATTCTTAACATTCTTTTCATAAAAAAATAATGTGCCTCGTGTTACCTTAATATCAATATAAGGATTGCACCATATAACATAAGCACATAAGTAAAGAATCTTACATTCTTTCCTACCGTAAATTATTTATTTGCGGAGTTTTAGGTTTTACATAGATAACATTTTTACCCTTTGCTGTTCTGGAGGAAAATTCAATGCTACACCTACTTTATATTTTAGCTTTCACCGTTTTGGCATTTATGGCTGTTGGTAATTTAATTCGCAATCTGATCATGTTCAGTTTTGACAGAGAACGAACTTATTCTAATAACCAATCATCACCAGGTGGCTTTGGTTATTATGCAGCTAGAAGGCAGTATGTCCCCCATCCTGAATTGTTAGATAGTGCAGGTAATATGATTAAAGAACCGCTGTTGGTCATGCGTTCAATTAATGTTGAAGATGCACGGGAACAGTTAGATGCTCTTTATGAATCCTCTCCTAGTCAAAAAATTGATCGCTCAGAAGGAGCATAATTGATAATTTGCAAAATTTTGAACTATATAGAGGTTTGGTAATACTAAACCTCTATAATTGTAGGGGCAACCCCTGTGGTTGCCTAGCCAATGTGGTTCAGCGGAGTCAGGAATTCAAAAAGCAGAAAGAATAATCTCAAACTTAAAAAAGTTGTCGAGTCTCCAATTCCTAATTTTCTAATTTAGATTCCAAAGCTTTTTTTTGCATTGTTTTGAAAATATTGTAAAAACCATTAGCGCGGGAAGGTGTCAAACTTACATTTAAGCCAGTTTCTTGAATAAAATCAGGAGTAAGTTGGATTATTTCTGTAGGTGTTGATCCATTTAATCCTTCTATTAATAATGCTAATAAGCCCTTAGTTAATTGGGAATCAGAATCACCCTGAAATATGACTTTACCGTCTTCTAATGATGCCGTAACATACACTTGAGAAACACAACCGGGAACTTTATTTTCTGGGAGTTTACCAGATTCAGGAAACTCTTGTAGCTTTTGAGCATACCAAATTAACTGCTCATAGCGTCGTTTTGGTTCTGTAGCGCGTTGAAAGCGGTGGACAATTTTATTTAGTGCAGGTGGTAAGGAATCAAGAGTTGAGGACATGATCAATCCAGGAAATAATTACTCTTATCTTAGCAATTACCAACCATTCTAGATACCATTCGGATCACAACAAATATCAAAAATTGCTATTAAGTACAGCACTTGTTTACATTGTTAAATGAAAACAAATGTTAAAATTTGCTACAAAGTAAGCAATGATATAGATTTTTATTAATCAATATTTAGATGATATTGACAAGCATCCGCAAATATCAGGAGTAAATTAGATGTTGACTTCAAGCTTACTAGCTACAGCTACCGCATCTCTAGAATGGAGTCCTAATATTAGCATAATTATGATTGTTGCCAATATTTTCGCTATTGCTGTAGGCAAATTTACGATTGAGCATCCTCATGCTAAACCAGAATTACCAGCACCTCAATTTTTCGGTGGTTTTGGTTTACCTGCGGTACTAGCAACTACTTCCTTTGGGCATATTTTAGGAGCAGGTATCATTTTAGGGCTACACAGTATTGGTAAAATCTAAATTTTACTGATTAAAAATTAGGGAGAGGAATTTATTTTTCTTCTCCCTTTTTTTATAAGGAAGAACGCCGAAAACCCTTGAAAATGTGGCTGACTCAGGAAGCCACATTTGGGCTTTAGACAAGGGATGAAGGCTAGAGGCTTTCCTTTATCCTGCATTGACGTTAATTTGAAAATTTGAAATTATTTCAAATTTTCATCCATATTCGTGATAGAATCAAATTGTCACTAAAGACATAAAAAGCTACCGAGGGACTCTCGCAAAGTTACGCTTGTCAGATATGATTTCGCCCGCCAGGGCAAACGAAATCAGGGCAAGAACCCAAATATTTAAGGAACCCTGCCTGAAACTGGGATAACTGAGGGATATAGACTGAAACTCTCTATAGAATCTCCGCGTCTTTAGACCGGGGAGTGTCAAGCTATAGAAATTAACTTTGCCTAGGCAGGAGTTAAAATAGGCGATTATGGTTTGTCTAAAGCATTTGATTTAGCCGGTTTAAGTGGACAAACTTTAAACAGGCGTTGTTAGATTGTATGTAAACCATCAAATAAAGAAGTTGTCAGTAACCCAGCCCTAAAGGGACTGAGTTTCCCGCTTACCGCGTGATCTTATGAGTACATTATCAAAAATACAAGAATTACCATCTCAATTGATTACACCAGAAAATTTTCAACCTTATGGACAGGTAATATATGCAAGTAAAGATGGGAAAAATTTTGATCAAGAAGATGCCCAGTTAAATTTACAAAATGGTATTCCTCATTTTTATATTATGCGGTTGCAGAAAAACGGACGGAAATTTCACCAAATTACTCGTCATGTCAAATGTACTCAATGTTTAGGTTCATTGGATAGTAAAGACTGGTTAATGGCAGTTTGTCCAGCTAATAATGATACGAATGCACCTGGGTTATCAGAACTTGCAGCTTTTCGGATTCCCGGAAATTGTTTTATTAAATTAGATATGGGAACTTGGCACGCAGGCCCATATTTTGATCATGATTTTGTAGATTTTTACAATTTAGAATTGAGTGATACAAATGTGGTAGATCATTTCACTCATAATTTTCTCAAAAGTCATAATTTAGCCTTTGAGATGATTTAAAATAAGATCCCCGACTTCTTAAACAAGTCAGGGATCTGGATATTTTGGATATGTGTCTATATCCATGAAGTTTGAATAATTCTTTTTAGTGAAGTTTCCTTGACTAATTCAGCAGCTTGGTTAACTTCTAACCATTTTCTTTCCCTTGCGGTAGCTTCTGGCCAATCTTCTAATACTGTTTCCACAGGTAATAAAAATAAATTTACTTGATAGGTATTCCCCCGTTTTCGATATTTATAATTACCTAACTCTTCAGTTGTGACTCTACCGACAACTCCGGCTTCTTCCCATGCCTCCTTCGCTGCTGAATCATGGGGACTCATACCTTTACAAAGTCCCCCTTTAGGAATTACCCAACCTTGACGGCTACGAGTAGTAATTAATAAAACTTCAACTTTTCCATCGTTGATTCGATAGGGAATAACTCCAGATTGTTGAAAAACTTTGTTGATTTTGCGAGTCATGGTGGTAGATTCCTTCTGAATGAGTATTTTTGATTTCCAATGTGTATTTGTTAATAATGTGCCACTAAGGCAACTTTCAAAATCATTAATCTGATTTTGAGTAATCTTAACTATAAATTCAACAACTTTCCTGAAAAATCCGGAGTATGATTTACCTCACGGTACTTACTTTTATGATTTCATGATCCAAAATACGTTAAAATTCAAGCAGAGTAAGCATTTTCTACTTAAATATCCTCATGCTAGAAACTCTAGAAACCCAAATTTATCAACTTGAGCAATTTGCCAACACCCTTGTTGCGAACCAACTCACCCACCTGAGTTTCGTCAGCATTGCCATTATTTTTGCGGCTGGCTTGCTGACCAGCCTTACGCCCTGTATGCTGTCTATGCTGCCCATTACCATTGGCTATATTGGCGGTTATGAAGCTAAAACTCGCTTACAAGCAGCAGCCCAATCAACTTGGTTTGCGTTGGGATTAGCAACTACATTAGCAGGAATGGGCATCGTCGCAGGTTTAGTTGGTAAAGTCTATGGACAGATAGGAATTGGTTTACCAATTATTGTCAGTATTATCGCTATTATTATGGGACTGAACTTATTAGAAGCATTACCCATCCAATTTCCTTCTTTGAATGAAACAAATTGGATTTCTCAAGACTTACCTCCCGGAGTCCGTTCATACTCTATCGGCTTAACATTTGGGTTAGTGGCTTCCCCCTGTAGCACACCAGTTTTAGCTAGTCTATTAGGTTGGGTTGCTAATACTCAAGATTTAGTTTTAGGTGCGGTTTTACTACTTGCTTATACAGCCGGATATGTAACTCCATTAATTTTAGCAGGTACGTTTACTGC is a window encoding:
- a CDS encoding DUF2605 domain-containing protein, encoding MGDSNLPNADLLKSVLEPLLEDFQDWFERYRQILENEKIQFMSEQEQFDLLKRVKNAQNELKTARMLFKATDQQVGLDMATVMPWHQLVTECWSVGMRLGQSKE
- a CDS encoding DUF2973 domain-containing protein, with protein sequence MLHLLYILAFTVLAFMAVGNLIRNLIMFSFDRERTYSNNQSSPGGFGYYAARRQYVPHPELLDSAGNMIKEPLLVMRSINVEDAREQLDALYESSPSQKIDRSEGA
- a CDS encoding SufE family protein; the protein is MSSTLDSLPPALNKIVHRFQRATEPKRRYEQLIWYAQKLQEFPESGKLPENKVPGCVSQVYVTASLEDGKVIFQGDSDSQLTKGLLALLIEGLNGSTPTEIIQLTPDFIQETGLNVSLTPSRANGFYNIFKTMQKKALESKLEN
- the psaK gene encoding photosystem I reaction center subunit PsaK, with translation MLTSSLLATATASLEWSPNISIIMIVANIFAIAVGKFTIEHPHAKPELPAPQFFGGFGLPAVLATTSFGHILGAGIILGLHSIGKI
- a CDS encoding ureidoglycolate lyase produces the protein MSTLSKIQELPSQLITPENFQPYGQVIYASKDGKNFDQEDAQLNLQNGIPHFYIMRLQKNGRKFHQITRHVKCTQCLGSLDSKDWLMAVCPANNDTNAPGLSELAAFRIPGNCFIKLDMGTWHAGPYFDHDFVDFYNLELSDTNVVDHFTHNFLKSHNLAFEMI
- a CDS encoding NUDIX hydrolase; translated protein: MTRKINKVFQQSGVIPYRINDGKVEVLLITTRSRQGWVIPKGGLCKGMSPHDSAAKEAWEEAGVVGRVTTEELGNYKYRKRGNTYQVNLFLLPVETVLEDWPEATARERKWLEVNQAAELVKETSLKRIIQTSWI
- a CDS encoding cytochrome c biogenesis protein CcdA, with product MLETLETQIYQLEQFANTLVANQLTHLSFVSIAIIFAAGLLTSLTPCMLSMLPITIGYIGGYEAKTRLQAAAQSTWFALGLATTLAGMGIVAGLVGKVYGQIGIGLPIIVSIIAIIMGLNLLEALPIQFPSLNETNWISQDLPPGVRSYSIGLTFGLVASPCSTPVLASLLGWVANTQDLVLGAVLLLAYTAGYVTPLILAGTFTAAIKKLLELRRWSGWINPISGVLLVGFGVFSLLSRIPIGSF